One part of the Leucobacter triazinivorans genome encodes these proteins:
- a CDS encoding ABC transporter substrate-binding protein → MKLAKTRAAVALLAVTGLALAGCASGSRGGDAQEGADGGALELVQLTPEASGELDRATWNSTYGELASLDPAKAFNYSENTIVSNLCEPLFQMQPDFSVQPNLATGAETEDGLTWTIGIRDDVTFWDGSPMTMDDVVYSLKRHNDPAEGSYWTGGVTANIVDVEQTGDWELAITLQTPDQLLPSSLSTVLGVVVQQEQRTAAGENYGNPDTGVMCTGPLQFTPGDWKQGQSITLTRYDGYWNADRAAKAAEIEIGFVVDPTAIANGLSTGEIQGSYDVPLPALGQLASSTSGSLYYGEGMQIMAIISTGNGLFGDPAVRRALTRATDRQAIADTVYEGTGTPSRSVVPQAPWDAVADVQDLRDEQLPDLSYDLEAAKAELEQADVDLSQPIKIAYPSERSFYADILNEMANGAKELGITLEPTGVPSAQFGSFFSDPAAREGYDGFVTTNYLSAPEPLLHLVSVAKTGSDQNYAGFSDAEIDAALDAALAEADPQRRAELTVEAEALVMEQQPWVPINDLAVRLYMDGSVTGAPASFVYLYYPWAADLGSAE, encoded by the coding sequence GTGAAACTTGCGAAGACGAGGGCGGCCGTCGCCCTGCTTGCCGTCACGGGTCTGGCCCTCGCCGGGTGCGCCTCCGGCAGTCGCGGAGGCGACGCCCAGGAGGGTGCTGACGGAGGAGCGCTCGAGCTCGTGCAGCTCACGCCCGAGGCGAGCGGCGAGCTCGACCGGGCCACCTGGAACTCGACGTACGGAGAACTCGCCAGCCTGGACCCGGCCAAGGCGTTCAACTACTCCGAGAACACGATCGTCTCGAACCTCTGCGAGCCGCTCTTCCAGATGCAGCCCGACTTCTCGGTGCAGCCGAACCTCGCCACGGGCGCCGAGACCGAGGACGGCCTCACCTGGACGATCGGCATCCGCGACGACGTCACGTTCTGGGACGGCTCGCCGATGACGATGGACGACGTCGTTTACTCCCTCAAGCGCCACAACGATCCGGCCGAGGGCAGCTACTGGACCGGCGGCGTCACCGCGAACATCGTCGACGTCGAGCAGACGGGCGACTGGGAGCTCGCCATCACCCTGCAGACGCCCGACCAGCTGCTGCCCTCCTCGCTCTCCACGGTGCTCGGCGTGGTCGTGCAGCAGGAGCAGCGCACGGCCGCCGGCGAGAACTACGGCAACCCCGACACCGGCGTCATGTGCACCGGCCCGCTCCAGTTCACCCCCGGCGACTGGAAGCAGGGCCAGTCGATCACGCTGACCCGCTACGACGGATACTGGAACGCGGATCGGGCGGCCAAGGCCGCCGAGATCGAGATCGGATTCGTGGTCGACCCGACCGCCATCGCCAACGGCCTGTCGACCGGCGAGATCCAGGGCTCCTACGACGTGCCGCTGCCGGCGCTCGGCCAGCTCGCGAGCAGCACGAGCGGCTCGCTCTACTACGGCGAGGGCATGCAGATCATGGCCATCATCTCGACGGGCAACGGCCTGTTCGGCGATCCGGCCGTGCGCCGCGCGCTCACCCGCGCGACCGACCGCCAGGCCATCGCCGACACCGTCTACGAGGGCACCGGCACCCCGTCGCGCTCCGTGGTGCCGCAGGCCCCCTGGGATGCGGTCGCGGACGTGCAGGATCTGCGCGACGAGCAGCTGCCGGATCTGAGCTACGACCTCGAGGCCGCGAAGGCCGAGCTCGAGCAGGCCGACGTCGACCTGAGCCAGCCCATCAAGATCGCATACCCGAGCGAGCGCTCCTTCTACGCCGACATCCTCAACGAGATGGCGAACGGGGCCAAGGAGCTCGGCATCACCCTCGAACCGACCGGCGTGCCCAGTGCGCAGTTCGGCTCGTTCTTCTCCGACCCCGCCGCGCGCGAGGGCTACGACGGGTTCGTCACGACGAACTACCTCAGCGCCCCCGAACCGCTGCTCCACCTCGTGAGCGTCGCCAAGACGGGCAGCGACCAGAACTACGCCGGGTTCTCGGACGCCGAGATCGACGCCGCGCTCGACGCCGCGCTCGCCGAGGCCGACCCGCAGCGGCGCGCGGAGCTGACCGTCGAGGCCGAGGCGCTCGTGATGGAGCAGCAGCCCTGGGTGCCGATCAACGACCTCGCGGTGCGGCTCTACATGGACGGCTCCGTCACGGGAGCCCCCGCGTCGTTCGTCTACCTCTACTACCCCTGGGCCGCCGACCTCGGTTCGGCCGAGTAG
- a CDS encoding LacI family DNA-binding transcriptional regulator has protein sequence MEQSGRPTIRDVARAAGVSPTTVSHALNGKGIVRRETIERIEQVAAEIGYRPSAIARGLQRSRLGLLALVIRPLHTLDTFLPEGVDYFLRIAGAASLSAMEHGYSMMLIDDPTRPGVPLSALSADAYIVTDPFENDPVLTMLSEQRIPFVTVGADPARRGQFPEIDEGDDHQTRLMLTHLADAGARRIALVTGTDRNDWNLGSQLTLAEWCAARGQRPLVISVPEVEGERVGDAVIEHFFGGDPAEHPDGIFCLTGRHAAGVTAAAIRRGIRVPEDLLVAAGSGAVQNRTSHPTVTTLDLHPEEIAQVAVETAVRLAEGRPLERPISTPPATLDVRESTTRA, from the coding sequence GTGGAGCAGAGTGGCAGGCCGACCATCAGGGATGTGGCGAGGGCGGCGGGGGTCTCCCCGACGACCGTCTCACACGCGCTCAACGGCAAGGGGATCGTGCGCCGGGAGACGATCGAGCGCATCGAGCAGGTGGCGGCGGAAATCGGCTATCGGCCGAGCGCCATCGCCCGCGGGCTGCAGCGGTCGCGTCTCGGCCTGCTCGCGCTCGTGATCCGCCCGCTGCACACCCTCGACACGTTTCTCCCCGAGGGCGTGGACTACTTCCTGCGCATCGCGGGCGCGGCATCGCTCAGTGCGATGGAGCACGGGTACAGCATGATGCTCATCGACGATCCGACACGACCCGGGGTGCCGCTCAGCGCCCTCTCGGCCGACGCCTACATCGTGACGGATCCGTTCGAGAACGACCCCGTGCTGACGATGCTCTCCGAGCAGCGCATTCCCTTCGTCACGGTCGGCGCCGATCCCGCGCGCCGCGGCCAGTTCCCCGAGATCGACGAGGGCGACGATCATCAGACCCGGCTCATGCTCACGCACCTCGCCGACGCCGGGGCCCGCCGCATCGCGCTCGTCACCGGCACCGATCGCAACGACTGGAACCTGGGCTCGCAGCTCACGCTGGCCGAGTGGTGCGCGGCGCGCGGGCAGCGCCCGCTCGTGATCTCGGTTCCCGAGGTCGAGGGCGAGCGGGTGGGCGACGCCGTGATCGAGCACTTCTTCGGCGGCGACCCCGCCGAGCACCCGGACGGGATCTTCTGCCTCACCGGTCGCCACGCCGCCGGCGTGACCGCCGCCGCGATCCGGCGGGGGATCCGGGTGCCGGAGGATCTGCTCGTCGCGGCCGGATCCGGCGCCGTGCAGAACCGCACCTCGCACCCGACGGTCACCACGCTCGACCTCCACCCCGAGGAGATCGCGCAGGTCGCGGTGGAAACCGCGGTGCGCCTGGCCGAGGGGCGACCGCTCGAGCGTCCCATCTCGACGCCGCCGGCGACGCTCGACGTGCGGGAATCGACCACGCGCGCCTGA